One stretch of Excalfactoria chinensis isolate bCotChi1 chromosome 2, bCotChi1.hap2, whole genome shotgun sequence DNA includes these proteins:
- the NDUFS6 gene encoding NADH dehydrogenase [ubiquinone] iron-sulfur protein 6, mitochondrial yields the protein MAAPCATFRCLLRPCGRSVLLRQAAADSLRFYGVRAAATGELVTHTGQVYDEKDYRRARFVGRQKEVNKNFAIDLIAEQPVSEVESRIISCDGGGGALGHPKVYINLDKDTKTGTCGYCGLQFKQKHH from the exons ATGGCGGCGCCCTGCGCGACCTTCCGCTGCTTGTTGCGGCCCTGCGGCCGCTCGGTGTTGCTTCGTCAGGCTGCTGCCGACTCCCTTCGGTTCTATGGTGTGCGGGCTGCTGCCACCGGCGAGCTGGTGACGCACACGGGGCAG gtATATGATGAAAAGGATTACAGGAGAGCTAGATTTGTTGGACGGCAAAAGGAG gtGAACAAGAATTTTGCGATTGATTTAATAGCAGAACAGCCTGTGAGTGAGGTTGAAAGCAGAATTATATCATGCGATGGTGGTGGTGGAGCTTTGGGACATCCTAAAGTGTACATAAACTTG GACAAAGACACAAAGACTGGAACATGTGGCTACTGTGGACTTCAGTTTAAACAGAAACATCACTGA